AGCCTTTGTGTTATAttcagaaattaaaattagattGTGGCataaagaaatacatatatcgtaACACAATAATAACTGAAGTGACAGAAAAGATTGTAGATTGGTctgttttaattataaaatgataaaatataacaaatagaATATATGATTGCTAAGGGAggcataaaattataataattgaaataacaGTATGTTAATCTAGTTgcacaaattaattacatttaacaaaaagaatatattttattgcactttaaACGTAGAcgcaataatatatatgtattgtgaGTAAATACTGTAGAAGTAATTGTCTTATACATATCCTTGTAAACGTTTAAAGCTTCACTTTTTTATAGCAGAACGAACGAGTTGTATAAAATGTGAAGTGaccttttaaaataaaatggggTTTCAACGAGGAAATTGAGGCGAGTCCTTAAGAGTTGCACTTAGCCAGATGACACAAAAAAGAAGCGCGCTTTTCGCCGGCaaaagtattattttctttttgtgggTTCTTGAAAAAAGGTGTTGCTAACACAGCCACAATATAATGTgcgtatgtgcgtgtgtgtgtgttaaagtgTCTGAGCTCCATTTGtaaatgtgcaaataaaacgaaaagcaataaaatgaaagcagAGACTGAGCCTCAAGCTGGACAGTTGCTGGGCCGACGAAAGACATTTAGATAAAGCGTTTTAGATTAATGCCAGACATGTGCTGTCGCATGGCCAAGCCAAGGGGATAGAGAGAGCCAGGCAGGGAAGGGGATGGGGGAGAGAATGTGGTCCATCAAAGAGGCCTGCGGGCAGCAATCAATGCAGCGTCATCAGCTTTCCACAAAATCTGAAACCAATTGAtgcaagagcaaaaaaaagaaaaatgaaaaaaatgccCCCTGGTTGATTGAGAAATTCGGGACAATATTTTCTGgggcaaataaatcaaaatatatccCATTAAGAAAAGAGCAACACACGCAACCTTTGCCGACAAATGACAATTCAAATGGGCTCATTGTGAGTTGCGCTTGGGGAACATTTAGCACAACTATTGTGccagtgccacgcccactcacTACAGCCCCTAACtcaaaacaacaatagaaGAGAAGCAatgtataaaatgaaaaaaaaaaaacagtcaaAATGTTCGTCGACATCAAAGTCAGAATGTTAAAAAGGCTCCTTGTTGGATTCtcgctttcattttattgccaCTAAgttgtcgctctctctctctctctggggcAAGGACAACAACTTTACCTTactctcttgttttttttgttctgattttgctttgtttactttttatgcCAGTTAGCAACAAAGCTCAGTTTCCCTTgggtttttcttgttgctgcctgcacataacattcaaaatgtcTAGAAAATTGCCCAAAATCGCAAGAGCGCATTAAATTAATGTCTGGGGCACAAAGGTTCAGTATATgaattttagaatttcaatGTCATATTTAAAGCACTTCTCAGAGAATCAAATATTTCCATATTGCATCTGCAGTTGCCAAATTGAACCAAAGTGGAGTCAGTATATTTAAggactttatggtatattgtaagaataataccacactgtgttttcttattttcccttgatttaaaaagaaaacatttcacaaataaaatttagtatatttagtattttatggtatattctaaGAATAAACCCGTACTTACTTTTTCTACTTCATGCTAAATATAACAGTATATTGACATATACAAtgaattcagtatatttagtattacttTCAGCTTACTTGTTTtccttaaatttaaaagagtTTCCCCTATTGCACTTTTGGAATGTAttcatatttctatattatcgatttaaaagcttttagcACTCGATTGTCCTCGGTGGCAACCCTTTCACTTAAGCATATTGCCAACCCTATTTGGCAACTAATTTCCGGTTCATAACTCCTTGCAGCATTCAGCAATTTTTCAACAAGCGCGCACCATTAGCCAATAATTTAACAGCCTTGCGCTTCATCAACATCCAAATCCagacacaagcacacacacagaaacagcTTGTCCCTGGATTTAACTCCCATccacaattaaatgcaatttacgcgcaaacaaaaagaaaactcgaccagaaactaaaagcaaaatcCCCCCAACCAACCAAGCAACTGACAAGCACAAAGCGATGGGCGCTTGGTCAGTGGTCAAGAAGAGAGAGATGGCAGACAAGAGGGAAGGGAAGGAGGGGGGGAGTCTTTGGTCGGGGATTGGTTGAAATAGTTAGTTGGATAGTTGGCCGACACTGGCTGGTTGGCTAGTAGTTGGCTAGCTGACTGGTTAGTTGGCCAAAGGACGATAATTCAAGGCGagggcaaggcaaggcaatttagttcacattttttgttgtttttattgctgctgctgctgcagctgagaTTTATTACAAACTTCCTGTCCGAGACGGAAACTACTCATTAGccattaaaaatgattatgcGCAAACATTATTCACTGGCTTTAAGCCACAAACATACATTTCTCCAtcgctttctctctcgttctctttccTTAAGCTCTCgccctctcacacacacacctctctctcttcttacATTGCCAACCTCATTATAAAactaacgcacacacacacatgtttgTGCTGTCTGTTCAGAGGTGTGTATGTCTccttcatgtgtgtgtgtgtgagtggagGGCACATCAGTTTATGGTCCGACATGTTTGAATTGCGAATGAGAAATTGATGGGCACTCAATCAAAGTGCTACTGCCGCCTGCTCAGGATACGGATCCGTAACTGTTCTGCCTCTGCCTGGTGTTAATGTGCGTCCCTTGGGAGCAACCTCCACACTCAAAGGCGACCTCATTTTTAAGGCATGTGCTGTGGATTAgcgtacaaaaaaaataataacgaaacACATGCTCTTTGACCTTCTTAAAGCGGAGGGCAGCTTGAAgatagatttaaaaataaaataggatTTGGTACCCAAATCTCTTTGGCGTTAAATTTAGTTTGTACAAAAaatgagcagcaaaaaatatttgattatccCTCTCGAATATAAACAGCAATCAAGCAACAGATGGGCCAAACAGTTCCTCGCTTTCCCTCCTTCCTtccctcttctctcttctgTGTTGTGtgatttgtaatttttaaagcaTTCATCAGGGCGGGCGGATACCTGAGTCCATTTTGCAGTCGTTCGAGATGtgtgttgcatattttatgggGCCTCTGTTCGCTCTGCTTTTTCCAGTCAATCTCTCTTCCGTGTTGTGCGTGCTTTgccaagagcaacaacatctGTCCCTACAGATGGGGAAGAGAAACATTGAAAGCAATctggttaattatttttggcgCTATGAAGTCATCACCAAATTGTTTTCCTTTCAGGTTAAATGGATTGACAAAATGAAGGctgaaaagccaaaagccaaatgtTGCTGACAGTGCGCGACTCTGCTGCAAATGTCCAAAATTGCTGCGAAATGTCTTTAAAAGGCAgcaagtaaaaacaaaaacaagaacaaaacaatCACACGCACTCAATTAAATGCGCATTAAAAAAGCATTTGTTCCTCACTTTTGCCCCTTATGGGGAATTTTCGACTGTGTCGCGTGGCAAAAGAGTGTGGAGGGTACTTTGGGAATTGGGAATCAGCAACTCTCATAGGTCAGCCATTGCAGCCAATATTCTTTCTATTGTTGTCAtacgcattgttgttgccaccgtTGTTacttatattgttgttgttgttgttggtgcacAGCGCGTGAGCAATTAAATCAAACGGCAGCAGACGCCACGCTACATTGAGCAGGAAAACAAAGAacaattatgttttaatagGATATCATCGGGTATAACATGCTGTCCCCACCTTTTATTcacaaattacaaaacttattcatttaaatttaaaaaaacaataaataaataaataataaatataaaatatattaaatgcagttcagtttattaaataattataaatctaagtttaaattaattaaaatttctgcGAATAGcattagaaataaaaagaaaataaaaataaattaaattaatcaatattcatttatatcaatatttaaattagttgaaGATggaatttaatgtttatttattatttgttattattattgtttattttgttagatTTAGGTTGTATAGAGTATCTCCGTAGTCCACCTTTGCATTCCATTTCTCATTGGTTTAATTAACGCAACATACGCATGAAAGTATTTGATGGGGATTGTCAGTGGCTGGTTGGCCAAGAGGAAGGGAAGGGAGAGGAAGGGAGAGAGGAAGCAGCAGGGAGAGGAGAGGCAAAGGAGCTAGAGAGAGCTGGCTGGGCTAACTGGTAAAGGGCAACAGCACAGCTCATTAGACACGCACCGAAATGATGATTGTCGCTCTTTTATAGTAGAacctgctgtttgctgcttgctactagctgctgtctgctgtctgctgacCAGTGTGACCAGTCAGCCATGAAGAAGCGCTCTTTGATTTGTGGATGATGGTGAATTGTGGCGCCTGTTTTGCGTGTCCTGAGTATTATCCTTAGCGTATGTGAGGGGGTCAGCAGAGCAGACCAACTCTAGCTACTGATTCCATAATGCTCTTTTGTTTTAGCCTGTCAGCTACTTGGGGGAATTCGCGGACTCGGCTATCTGCGCTCTTTCTGCTTCACTGATTTATggtctatatttatttatacacatttttattttcggtttcattttatttttatatgatttctagccccagcagcagcagcgtcacaTTGTGTTTCGTGTCTGGCTTCactcaacaataaataaatatacagagAGTGGAGAGGGGGAACTACGTTTTCGATAAGCCTCATTTAGTTTTCATTCACttgctcctctctctctctctctctctctctctctctctgcgtaTGCCTGCTTCATTCAAGCGTATGCATTTCGATATACTTAATTCTGACGTATATTATGTGTATTGCTTTTTATATAGGGGAAGAGAGCCCATAAGCAAACCCTAATTCCACTTGGGACTGCGACCATTTGATAAccattttggtttttgtttagcttcatgcttaaattttaatatccACAACGCAACAGCGATGAGAGCATTTGTACACACATGGACTATAATCTCTTTTGggcttcttttttatttaaattattcactGCTTAATTTGAATGGggcaaattaaacaattcatATTTGATGTTCTGTTAGTGTtcacaatataaatatttactcgaggaatttaataaattggtttaaatacatttattccGCATCAAATAGAGTAAACAAAGAAATTCACAGAAATATCAATTAcctcaaattaaataagtgaTATCGTTTATAGTTGAACAATTATCGTGAACTATTTCCTATTATCGTTCGGCTTCTGAATTGCACGCCACTCATTCACTTGTTTGACAAGTTaccagccaacagcagcaaacaaacaatttgccCGTCACTTTCAAGTGGAAACTAGCCCAAGACCATAACAAAAGACTGGCTGCAATTATTTGGCCCAAAATACTCTAAAACTATATTACTgcggcaacaaaaaattgcaatacatAAATTGTAGCACAGAAAAGCAAAATCTGGCAATTTTAACAAACTTAAATGACATTTGGCAAAGCCacttaaaacatatttcagCGCATTTTAAATGCGTGTTGCGTCAAATTAAggcattgcaaataaaaagcaacataAAACAACTAATACAACAGAAATTCACGAAAAGCAATTTTTGAGCAGTTTGTGGAAAACTCGTTTTCACCATTGAGTTCAATGCCTCTGAGCAAAACTGctgcaaaattcaatttccaagTTAACTAACGTCCAAGTTAACTAACTAAGCAACTAGCCAAAGCAGCCAACCGACAAACCAAGAaaccaacaaaaccaacaaccaacaaaaccAATCGACTAACCGACCAACCGGGCAACGAGCcaaacatattttcattttccatagatttttcactttcactaTTTGCGCTGCTCTCTCGCTTGTAATTATTGCACTCGAAATGTTTGTTATGGTTAATTATCTTTATGGCTTTTAGCCGCAAGGTGCCGAGTGAAAAGTGTTTGGCTGCAAATTGTTGGCCATTTGCAGCTGGCAATAGCCAAAAGTGAGTTAGGCTTATTAGCAATTATGCACAGAGGAAagtacacataaatatataaccaacctattattattaatacattGCCATAAACCATTTCATATGTGTTAAGCCACCAATTAGTCGCTCCAAAATTTCTAAAACGAGCTCATTTCATGGACCCCTGACCACGCCCTGATGTGTCAAGTATTTACTACAACTCTTGTGGCTTTTTAAGGGTCTGGTAAAGATcagctaataataataaaaataaaactacaacGGGAGGTTGAAGTCGACTAAAAGTTTCACCTATATAATAAGACAAGGCTGgccaaataataatagtattaatagtattattacagttaaataataacttaaataatatCTCGTTCACCACTAACGACTCAACTTTACATTAAATAACTATTGATTCTAGTATCAACTTTTTAATGCCAACCGATATCTTGTGTATCAACTAGTCTCCACCGCtgctacataaataaatataaaaaaataccaaacttATTGGCAAtgctttattaaaatatataaatgtaatatcaATAAATGTACGCCAAACATTTTCGGCAATTTCTCAcgtatcaaaacaaaacagcttaaataaaatgttgacaaCACACACGAAACAGCCACAGATCGAACTCTTTGTACAATGGGCAACAAATTAAGGGCGTCAttcaatttgataattttattttgagttaaatttaaaattgacttcaataaataaaaaacacaggGCCAAAGGCCAGGTTTAGTTTGGGATCGGGTTAAGAGTCCGTGCCGCGCGTACACTGCAAGAAAATTCAATCAAATGGCGCCCCCAACGACAGGTCAACACTCGACGGTGacagtcgacgtcgacgttgttgGTTGGAGTGGAAATGGGTCCGCACAAGTGGTGAGGAGAGGGGAGAGTCAAGTTCTATGTGTGAGTGGGTGAATGAATGGAATTGAATATAAGTGTGCCTGCCacataattgcatttatttacatttgcgACACAAATTGAGGTGACAGTTGCAACTGACAAGTGGCAACCGGAGCGAGCGAACCTGCGGCAGCTTGTTAAAATAGTTGATGTCGACTTTAAAGCCAAAGCTGCAAATATAACGAGAAATCCACAGTGGAAAGAaagaattattatataatattatatttttattcagtcacgaaatatatatttaaaagtaaaaaagagaCACTCCTACCCCAtttgaattaaagcaaaacagtgcggtaataatttttaaatataccacaaaaatactaaaaaatattcaaaatgctataaaattgaattaaatgaaaatggaaatagaaagtgcggtaatttaaaatataccaaattatatataccacaaatataccaaatgctatcaaattaattaaagtgaacaaatactatatttggtatattgatatagtacattcaaaatataccacagactCCAAAAAAgtcattttaaacattttaaatttacaaatttattttacttccAGATCAAGTTCTTGAAGACAAAGGAAGGCACCGCCATGGTACAAATGGGCGATTCGGTGGCCGTTGAGCGTTGCGTGCAACATTTGAATAACATTCCCGTTGGCACTGGCGGCAAAATACAGATTGCATTCTCAAAGCAGAACTTCCTGTCGGAGGTGATCAATCCATTCTTGCTGCCGGATCACACCCCCAGCTTCAAGGAGTACACTGGCTCCAAAAACAATCGTTTCCTATCACCGGCCCAGGCCAGCAAGAATCGCATCCAACCACCGAGCAAAGTAAGTGCTAAACTatggtaaaaaaaatatgtatattagaaATGATTAATTCAATCTCTTTGTTAGATCTTGCACTTCTTCAACACACCGCCCGGTCTCACCGAAGACCAGCTCATTGGCATATTCAACATCAAGGAGGTGCCAGCCACATCGGTGCGTCTGTTCCCATTGAAGACGGAGCGTTCGTCGTCGGGTCTGATCGAATTCCCCAACATCTCGCAGGCTGTGCTCGCCATCATGAAGTGCAACCATCTGCCTATTGAGGGTAAAGGTGAGATAGTGTTGTGTTTAAGTGTTATTCCAAAGTTTGGCCTCTCaagaaatttgtttacatATGGCCAGTTCCAATATTGAgaatcaaatgaaaaagttACACAAAAttttcgcaaaaaaaaaattgaaaaaaaaaacctttccCAAACAAAATATCATCATCATACACCCcaaaaaagtaggcaacattCATTCTGTTTCGGCCCAAAAGTTTCAGGGGGCCATTTTGCATGGCCTTTTGACTTTTGCTGTGCCCgcacaccaccaccaccaaaaAAAGTATACACCTCTTCTCCCTCCACTTTATAATATCATCACACTCGCAACATGCCTACACCACATCCACTCAACCACTCCACCACCCGCGCACTTTCATTCCCTATTCCACATTTCCATCCCCTCTCCCATCCCATCTTCCTCAAGCCGCGCGcaaaacttttaacttttcatGTTCTTTTACTGGTTTTTCAGAGGCTAGGGAAAAGTTTTTAGTAGTAAGTCGCATCGCTGTCGtgttgaaaattttaatttggtaattAAGATAAACAATTTCGGTTGCCAGTTATTTTATAGGACTCTTATTATTCTCGCACGCCCCCGCCATATAAAACATTTActcaacgtcgtcgtcgtcgttatGGTCGGCCTCTATTACTGCTCTCGCTCCTCCTCGATTCCAGTTGCAGCTGCGACTCTTGGCGTTGGATTTTTCGAAATCATCTTTCTTCGCTCTTGTGACGACCCATAAAACTTTGTCCATAAATATTTGAGGCCTCCTTCCACTCGTTTCTTCATTTTGCCCTTTCCTTGGGCCCGCATTACGATTATTACtttcatatttgcattttgtgttgccattttatttaCCTTGTCAACATGACAATTATTTCatccacaacaacatcatcatcatcgttgttgttgttgtcgtcgttttGTTTGCAGCAATCTCTCTCGTAAAATAATCAGTATTTGATTTACAAATGATTTTAgcttggcaaataaattgtcgttgtcattgtcaaAGTTCTTAGCGATTCAGGTTTCGATCATCAAATTCATTCAGTACTCACTCCTTcgctgcaaattaaaattaaaatcgctgtattaatttcaaataacaaaatttaggTATTAAAAATACGCGTTCTTTCattataaacattaataaCTAGTTGAAGTATCAGTCATGGTAATTTGAAGTACTTGGGGCAAGTAGATTTaagtaaagcaaataaattgtcatTGCTAAAGTTCTTAGTTCTTAGTTTTATTCATAAAGTATTTctgattatttaaatgatcTAAGggatatgtaaaatataaatggggatttcaattatattctatacaaatattgattgcattcgatttgatttggCAAATGACTATTCAGTCTTTCATACAGTTCCTTTGCTAGTTATTTATTCCAAACTTTCATTAATTCTTTTCGCAATACTTGCCCCAAATAATGCGgacaaaaataatttgcatgcaTTGGCCTGGCATTGGCATACTGTGCCACTTGTTGTTTGCAGCTTTGCTGCGCGTGTCCCTGCCTTTGTTTACACCTTGCGTAAAAATCTTTTATGCAAATAGCCAACGAAGCACACCGAAGAAAATGCGAGGCAAATGCATGTAGAATGCATGTATTTTGTCAATATTTTGGTGGgtgtttgcatatttgttgatactgctgttgctgctgctgatgctgttgctgttgcatcgAGTGCCGCTCGAGTGCATAGTAAATAGTAATTAAAAGTGTAAGGAATGCAAATACACTCGAAATACACAGCATAAACACACTCACGtcgcgcacacacatacatacataacccGCAGAAGCATGCAAATAGCAAATGCTAAATGCAAACAGATgccattgcatactttcaggctgtGAAATTATGCAtctagcaaatatttatgactATGTGGGTATAACTGCGTGTGTTGCTGGATTTATGAAGCCTTCctcatgcgtgtgtgtgtgtgctctctgATGGTTGGCAATTTTTACGTTTGAATGATTTTGATTGCATTGGCCTGCGGAACGTGACCGAGCCAAGTATTTTTATGACGGTAGCGCCGCAATTTAATTGGCACATAAAACTTGGTTAGGCGGTTTACCTACCTAGTGCCTCACTCAGTCATAGGAATGAGCCAGAAGGATATTGAGcttaatgattttaattgcacgtggcaaataaattgagcCTTCTATATAGGTTTGGTTAAGGCTTTCGGTTAGGCCATAAACGGAATGCATCAAAGTGGAAGTTAGCGTTTTTTCCGACCATTTTCCATCCATTTATCTCCCAATATCATCCCAATCACCGTTCCACCTCCACCTTTCCCTTCTCCGTCCACCAATGAAAACTCtgcgaaaagcaaaataacttaattcaGATATACAACACTTATACACATTACTACAACAATACTATATGAATAAAACATGTTTTTTGTAGCAACAAAGGAACCCATTTATTCTATAACTAtgcattttctctctctcctctcccaCCTTTCCCCCACCACCCGCACGAACATTTGCAGGCACCAAATTCCCATTCATCATGAAGTTGTGCTTCTCATCGTCGAAGAGCATGAACGGCGCCTGGAATAATGCGGCCAATGAGGGCATGATCGAGAAGGAGAATGACGGCGATATCAAGGTGGAGATTTACAATTGAGATTTGATTACCATTGtgtaagcaacaacaacaacaaccagccCAGATTGCAACACACAATAcataagaaaacaaacaactataacaacaagAGCATGAATGCAGCAACTTTGAAGATGGAggagtaaacaaaaaaaggaggCGAAATAGCATTGGATGGGAAGAGAAACGAAGAAGCAGAGGAGAATGAGGACACATcggcaacaataataaatttagtaatTGTAGCGCAAAAACAATTGCGAAATTGAATGATGATTGGAATACATATTgataatattgatatatgaTCAGAGGGCAGTCTGCACTCTGCAAGAAGAAAAACCAACACTGGGGATTACAAATTAAtgataaattgcaaatatataacacatacacatacacacacacacttatacattAAAAACTACAACTTAAAGctaatatttaaaatcttaaaacaaTTCGCAAACGCATGTAACTTTTCTACGCGccatttactttaaaatcgAATCACAATTTAACATTATAAttaacacacaacaacaaaatggcgtcGTTCGAAAGctacacacagacagacactgacacaaaaacacacacacacacttacacacatgcACTTTACATGCGTTTGCGTTACgtcaacatcatcaacaaacaacaacaacaagaacaattgTTATAAACTTGTGGAagattagaaaaaaaaattaggtTAAATAATGGTTTAGTTGCATCTAAAAACACCaaaattttttcttattttttgtaaagtttttcgtgtgtgtttttcacttaatgaaaattaaatacaaacaaacaagagatacaacaaacaacaattaacaaaaacaaattgtaaacaatgtaatatgaaattaatataatactaataaatataaaatttaaacacacacacacatcgcaaatgcaaatgcaaaattttacaaaacacattttagttaattatgtcaaaaaatatatattttaatatagcaACCAAATGCAACACCTAAACTTTCTTTGGACAATATTTCGAACAAGTATTCATGTGTGAggcagaaaataaaaaaaaaaaacattaaaatatttattgaaatgtgaaaaagaaaaagatgcGAGACAAAACGTgtaaaattaaaccaaaaatttagcaattttaaatcaaatttattaattttagttatgcaaatttcaGAGAGAAAAAACTTGCACAAGCCaatgtttttacttttatgtttacttttgattttctaaaagagtaaatattaacaaaacaaaacaaaacgacgaAAAAGACAAAAGAACATTAACATACTTTTTGTGCTTAATTTACAAAAGTTTCAAAAggcataaatttatatgtatgagctgtaatgtatttaaattaaattaatattaattataattttacacTAAAtgtaaaaagcaacaacactaaaacaacaaacaaaaacaaaaaagaaatgaagaaaaacaaacaattaaaacaattattgcaaaagcatattaaatataaaacttaatttttaagtgCAGCAAAGAACTTGAGACAGGcatacataaaaaagaaaaagaaaatataaaaaatatttttgaggcGTTTTAAGGTAAACAGAAGAGACAGAGCCAAACATTTCAGAACTAAAAGTATACTTGGCGCGacgcattaaataaaaaaaaaaacagaagggaaaataaaattataaataatttaaaaagaaaaacaatatcagcaataaaagcaacagtaacaaccaTATCAAAGGCGTATGTTAGATTAAATataacagcaaataaaacgaaatgaaaataaaataaaataaaactaataacaatacaaaattatataacaatttcatttgactTTAGTTTAAGCAATCTGCAGTTAAGTTATACCCACaaaaatttttagtttttatttttagttctATGTGACAGTCTGTAAATTAAGCAGGGCGAAGTTCTATATAGAgtacatatatcatatataatatagcaCCTTTGTTCTAAATGCAAATCAACGAATACTATATGATGTACTATATAGAGCCGTAAAACGAATTTTTCACGCAAATCGCTTTtctcatcattatcattaacTTTTCTTTCGTCATCATACTATGTGCAAT
This is a stretch of genomic DNA from Drosophila albomicans strain 15112-1751.03 chromosome 3, ASM965048v2, whole genome shotgun sequence. It encodes these proteins:
- the LOC117568316 gene encoding heterogeneous nuclear ribonucleoprotein L isoform X18; the encoded protein is MDNLKGNITGAYLWQPPQQSQSTLMQQSSVPPPPQQPPATPPLLNCLPQPVRRFAGNKNYNYMQSQAQAAGLLMGSATPGGHLMGLGGPSDNPNGYRKRQPMPTGYSPAGYQHNEPPLLGPGTAFPPFGAPEYHPTQPDNWKGAAIHPTGLMKEPTGVVAGRNAPVAFAQQGQAQGAVMMVYGMDHDTSNTDKLFNLVCLYGNVARIKFLKTKEGTAMVQMGDSVAVERCVQHLNNIPVGTGGKIQIAFSKQNFLSEVINPFLLPDHTPSFKEYTGSKNNRFLSPAQASKNRIQPPSKILHFFNTPPGLTEDQLIGIFNIKEVPATSVRLFPLKTERSSSGLIEFPNISQAVLAIMKCNHLPIEGKGTKFPFIMKLCFSSSKSMNGAWNNAANEGMIEKENDGDIKVEIYN